Genomic window (Rosa chinensis cultivar Old Blush chromosome 6, RchiOBHm-V2, whole genome shotgun sequence):
ACTTCTGGCATGAATTCACAGCCTTGTTCTGTTGTGACTGATGATGCGTTTGTAAAGAGTGAAGTGGAAACAGCACCCAAGGGCAAGATTTTACATAAAGATGGCAAGGATGTTGGTTCCAGTCAGAAGTCTTCTCCCAACGTTTCTAAGAAGACAAAAGTAGTGAAGAAAATAGTGGCCAAGAAGACAGTGAAAAAGGTCACAAACCCCCCCACTTCACAGCCAGAAAGTAAGATTGATGAGCCGGGGACGAGTACTGTTCACAGTCTATTTGCAGGCACTGGCAAAGGTGAAACCTCTTCCATTTCTGATCCTTGTCCAAATGATTTGCATGTGTTGCCTGTAGATAAGGAAGTAGAAGGTTCTCAGCCAAATGTTCTATCAGATGAATATGGCACTGTTCTCAACTCTTGTAGTAAGAATATTGGGAACAACTCAAGTGCAAATTTGGGCTCTTTGAGTCCTGCAGAGATTAATACTGATCAGAAGCACCCTCTGAATGTAGATACTCCGGTCAAGGGCTTGCTTACCATTTCAAATTTTAACAGCAATGCAACTGACTCAATCAAGGTGGCTTCTTGTCCTGAAACTGGCGGTGTTGTGGATGTCAGCAAATCGATCTGTCAGAGTGGAAACATTTTATTGGTTGATAAAGTTGTACAAAAAGAATCATCACAGGCCATGTTGGCTGTAGAAGGCAATTTGAGCTCTGGTTTTTTAAATTCAGATAAGATGCATGAACTCACGAATGTAAAGGGTTCTGAACATGGGGCTGAAACCTTGGAGAAACTGTCACATCAGGAAATCATTGTTCCTGATGTTGGCACTGTGGATGCAGTTAGCGAACAACCTTGTAGATATCAGCTCCCCACATCACTTCAAAATGGTGGTGTTGTGGAAGAACTTCCTAAGGCTATATCTTCAGCAGAAAATAATATGGCGGTTGGTTTATCGAGTTCAGGGGAGACCAAAGCTGTCCGCTCCAAGATTGGTAGACGTACAAGGTGGGATTCTGATGAAGTTTATGTTAAGAAAGATAAGAGCATTACAGTTTCCAATGGTGGGAATACTAATTCTTTTGGCAAGCAGTCATCACCTGATTGTGACTCTAGATCTTTTGAAATTTGTGCCACAGAAAGATCTCCAAATATACCAAAATCAGGTGGAGATACTCATAGTGTTACACCTATGAttcaaaagaagagaaaagttaAAACGCAGTTAGACTTCTCAAGGATATCCGACACTTGTGTAGACCCTGTAAATGTTTCTCCCCGCAAAGATGCACCGGATACAACAGTAAGTTCTTTCCTGAAGGATCCTAGTCATGCAGAAGTTTCTGTTTCTGGTGTTCAAAAGTTAGATATGGGATCACAGCCTGGTAATGATTGGGTCAGCGTTCTGAATGGGAAAAGTTCAGTAAATGGGTTTTCTGACACTAAGCTTTCAGCTACAATTGATGCTAACTATGATACAAATGAGACTTCACCCGAGTATTTAAAGAGGAGAAAAGTGTCTGGCACTCATCTGGTATTGACTTCAGCTCAAACCAATGGAGGACCTGCAAATAAATCTACATCTTATATACAGGAATCTTCAACTCATAATGATGTTCCAACATATCAAGCGGACAAAGGTGCTTCTTCTAGCATAGGTTCTCAGTGTGCTACTTCTAATTTAATTCCATCTCCTGAGGAAATCAATGTCTATCTTGAGGACATTATGGCTGCAGTATCATCTGATACTGTAGCTGCAGCTAGGGACTCCTTTACTAATGATGATATGAAGATTAAGCACCAAGGTATTGACTCTTCTTCAGTTTCTGAAGGGTCAGGTATTCCACATATGCAAATCCTTTGTCCTTTACAATCACAGAATGAGGATAAAGAGGATGGTACTGAAGTTATGGTTGTAAATAATCATCACCTTGACATTTTGGATATAGATGGTAGTCATGAAAAAGACTTTGATGTTTGTGCAACAAATGAGCACATTATGGTTCAAGGTGAGACTGCTCCATGTACAATTCATTCAGAGCTTCAGCCTGCTGATTTGGGTATTAATTCTTTCAgtacaaatatacaatcagATTACCTCTGTGTTAAGGATAAACTGCCTTTTGTGCCAAGTTGTCTGCTTTCAATTGCTAATGGCAATGAAGTAACTTCTACCAACTCTATTGATGAAGGCATGAAGTCTGTGTCTGATACGCTGTCAGATACAGGTACTCCAGAAACTTCAACTAGTATCACTGACGTGCATATGCTGATTTGTAATCCTTCGGTTATTAAAAGTTTTGACGAAAAAGTTTGTGCGGATGACCAGAAATTTGAGGTGAAGTCTGAGGTTGCATCCGCTGGGAATTTATTCTCAGAGACCAAAACTAATTTAACATTAGATAATGCAACTGAAGGTCACCAATCAGTCACAGAGAAGGCAGTACCTTTGAAATTGCAGGATTCCAAAAAGACATCTCATGGTCTGCATCTCATAAGTGCTGAATCTGCATTGAAGAACCAGCTGGGTCAAGCTACTCATAGGATTGTTCCAGGTCGTCCATTTTCTGCCTTTACTACCTCACAGAAGGCTACCTCTTCAACACATATATCAAAGCCTCGGACTTGGCATCGAAATGCTAATTCATCTGTATCTCCTCTTCCTGTGAGTACTCTTCCACCTCAAAGGCAGTTGCCACAAAGAAATGGAAAACTTGAAAGTAATTCTTATGTTCGTAAAGGTAACACCCTTGTTAGAAGACGTGCTACAATTGCTGCTGTACCACAAATCTCTCAAGGTCTCAGTTCATCTGTTCATCAGTTGAACTTTTCAGGTATAGATGGATTGAAGAAGAATGCAGGATCCGACAGTAGGGTTGACATTAAAAACCCTCCAAGAACAGGAGGACTCAATGCTTCTTCAGATAGGCCCCCAGCCCCACTACCCAGTGGAGTCAAAATGTCTGCATCTGCTGCCGTCTCTTCCGGGATTCCTACATCATCCCCACTAGCTGAGCCTCTTCTTAGTGATATCTCTGGAACTAAATCAGATCCTATGAATTGTTCGGAGACGAAAGATGCAGAAGGATCAGTCAAGGACTCGCTGGCAACTTCTGATACTCAGGAATACCATAGTGGTCCAGTCAACAATCTACATGATGGGAATCTGGCATCTTCAAATATGAAGAAGGTTATATATGTAAAGCGAAAATTAAATCAGTTGGTTGCATCATCTTCAAATCCGTCAGACCTTTCTGTCCACAATGCTGATAAGAACCAACCCTCAGATGGCTACTACAAGAGGCGCAAACATCAGCTAATTAGGTCTTCTTTGGAATGTAATGGCAAAGATACTGTTCTCCTGCCCACTGACAATATAAACTCAGGGGAGCAAAAGGCTCGTAAGGTTATCCCCAGTAGAACATTTAACAAGAAGCGATCACTTAAGGGTATGCTATTTGAACTTGTCCAATTAGTCGTTGGTAAGCAATATTATCTTTTATATAGATGAAAGATGCAATCAACAAAAGTTCTGACATGCATTTGCTGCATCAGGGAATAAGTTTCTTGAATCAATTTCATTTGTTGATTTCTGCTAAAATGTTAAGCATCAGAgtgtttctctttcttctttattgTCATTTCTGCCATTGTTAAATGTATGTAGCTCCTATCTGCAACTTTTCCAACTGAATTTTGTTCTTGGAGAAGTTCATCATGTTCATTTCATATTTCATGTTTAAGGAGGGATGGTGGAGTTTTACAAGTTTATAACCTCTTATGGGGCAGTCCTCTGTGCCAGAATgtgttattattttttggagTCTGTAATTGTTGATGTACTGGTATTTCTTCGTCTTTCTTTGGCATGACAAAATTAAGTAATATTTCTATTTGCAGCTGTTGCGAGGATGAGTAAAAAGAATTCCTTGGTCTGGACACCAAGTGGTTCACAGTCATCAAATAATAATGGTAGTTCATATGACCATCAGAAGGTTCTGCCTCAGCTGTTTCCGTGGAAAAGAGCAAGATACTGGAGAACTGTCATGCAAAGTCAGGCTTCCAATTTCAATTATAGTTCCTCATCAACAATCAGGTAACTGATTTTCTTGCTTCTGGAATTATATTTAACAAGTCAGTTTTGGTTGTTGCCTAAACAAATCAATGTTCATCTCATCTTTCAGTAAAAAGTTGCTGCTCTCAAGGATGAGGGATACTGTATACACTAGGTCAACCCATGGATTTTCACTTAGAAAGTACAAGGTATTAAGTGTTGGTGGATCTAGTTTAAAATGGTCAAAATCCATTGAAAGTCGCTCAAAGAAAGTTAATGAGGTTAGTTGGCTGTAGCATACAGGCAGGCCATTATTTTTCCCTTGAAAATCATTCATGTTATCTAAGTGAAGTAATGATTTTCAAGTCAAGATTAGCCATTTCTTTGTCCACCTTATCTTTTTTATACACTTCGTGCAGGAAGCTACACGGGCTGTTGCTGaagtagagaagaagaaaagagaacacAATGGTGCTGCCTGCACTAGTTCTGGTTCTAAAATCAGAAACTCACCGGGTAAGTCAATTCATAGTACTGTTGAGAACATGTAGACCCATATAATAGTTCTGGTGTCTCCGATGCATGAGCAGTTTTTGCTTGCATGTATTGCATAGAGTGCACCTTGAACATGTGGTGTTACAAAATGGCAGGAAAATGAATATCCTGTGTGATCTTTTACTTTTATGGCAGGAAAACGAATATTCCGCATTGGCTCTGTTCGTTACAAAATGGATCCTTCAAGGCGGACACTTAAGAGGATTTCAGGTGGTCtgctcttttcaatttttctgcATATTTGATGTATTCTTGTCAATGAGCTCTAGTATATTctacatttatatatatatatatatatatatatatattttttttttttttctacataGGAGCAGATGGGTCAGATATAGTTTCAGAATGTACCACTGCTTtctcattgatttttttttcttttcacaattTCTGAACATGTTCTTACACTCTATGCAGTATTTCTTATTCTTGTTGGAATTGTGTTTCTCCTTGTATGTTTGTTTTGGAGAAATGTGTCCAATGTGATTGATGACCTTTAAGTGTTTCTCTTTTGAGCCTCCCCCTAGTTTGGCGTAttctgatttattttgtttacttGGTAATAAATATTTACTCAATCTCAGTGAATATAATTTTCCCATCTTGTTTTGTGTAGATGACGAATCCTCAAAGTCTGTTGTGCTGAATCCAGAAACGAATGCCAAGAGATCATATGTTCCAAGGAGGTTGGTGATTGGGAATGACGAGTAAGATTCTTTATGTTATGCCTTAAAACCCCAAACATTAATGTTGTCCATTGAGGGTGATAACAAAGTAGATCTCCAAGTTATAGTTTATTCTCAACTTTATAAGTTGTTAGATATAAATGCATTCCCATATTGGCAGATATGTGCGGATTGGAAATGGTAATCAGCTTATTAGAGATCCAAAGAAACGAACTCGCATATTGGCAAGTGAAAGAGTTAGATGGAGTTTGCACACTGCCAGACAGCGGTTGGCAAAAAAACGGAAATACTGCCAGTTTTTCACACGATTTGGGAAGTGTAACAAGGATGATGGAAAATGTCCCTATATT
Coding sequences:
- the LOC112171660 gene encoding uncharacterized protein LOC112171660; this encodes MVVEIDLSFLDHEKLTVYPGLRWESETAGQDKTKLRKLRTKTKKKIRRRRRRKKTKKSREPNQPEIPDLSLSSWTSLSTFTTIQGTLLPPPPLTLISQTTLTAPPTTTTTATLRLLLPQPSPHSSAHNPPPPSNPYPLLRRHHIPKGPPSPPPHRFRSFQNLLPRTTHRPLPLDSDRPRHRLYLESGPDYRDRSRNYSPRDYDRELHKPYRRDPDGGGARFRSEYEEQRDRRVDDGYRRRSSNHETTTFREVELQDSGSGCYDESAYEELLKSGRRYEAYEIQRWGLERAQSEEDLYDPFELDEHDEEDRIVSDKRDYYGSESGRNSSTSRWKQIQKKSALLRLQTPKARDRNYSAYYDSSGSGGSFRGKEQYEYEYSGHGRKDAVEEERRGGGGEERGQQQRGGSSPLDLDVSFKSNSLVAKPVRTRDEKRGSVSDMDCSESPPAKPFCADVVNLDSLALVSNKTSSPGKEAMKLKGQVTTSGMNSQPCSVVTDDAFVKSEVETAPKGKILHKDGKDVGSSQKSSPNVSKKTKVVKKIVAKKTVKKVTNPPTSQPESKIDEPGTSTVHSLFAGTGKGETSSISDPCPNDLHVLPVDKEVEGSQPNVLSDEYGTVLNSCSKNIGNNSSANLGSLSPAEINTDQKHPLNVDTPVKGLLTISNFNSNATDSIKVASCPETGGVVDVSKSICQSGNILLVDKVVQKESSQAMLAVEGNLSSGFLNSDKMHELTNVKGSEHGAETLEKLSHQEIIVPDVGTVDAVSEQPCRYQLPTSLQNGGVVEELPKAISSAENNMAVGLSSSGETKAVRSKIGRRTRWDSDEVYVKKDKSITVSNGGNTNSFGKQSSPDCDSRSFEICATERSPNIPKSGGDTHSVTPMIQKKRKVKTQLDFSRISDTCVDPVNVSPRKDAPDTTVSSFLKDPSHAEVSVSGVQKLDMGSQPGNDWVSVLNGKSSVNGFSDTKLSATIDANYDTNETSPEYLKRRKVSGTHLVLTSAQTNGGPANKSTSYIQESSTHNDVPTYQADKGASSSIGSQCATSNLIPSPEEINVYLEDIMAAVSSDTVAAARDSFTNDDMKIKHQGIDSSSVSEGSGIPHMQILCPLQSQNEDKEDGTEVMVVNNHHLDILDIDGSHEKDFDVCATNEHIMVQGETAPCTIHSELQPADLGINSFSTNIQSDYLCVKDKLPFVPSCLLSIANGNEVTSTNSIDEGMKSVSDTLSDTGTPETSTSITDVHMLICNPSVIKSFDEKVCADDQKFEVKSEVASAGNLFSETKTNLTLDNATEGHQSVTEKAVPLKLQDSKKTSHGLHLISAESALKNQLGQATHRIVPGRPFSAFTTSQKATSSTHISKPRTWHRNANSSVSPLPVSTLPPQRQLPQRNGKLESNSYVRKGNTLVRRRATIAAVPQISQGLSSSVHQLNFSGIDGLKKNAGSDSRVDIKNPPRTGGLNASSDRPPAPLPSGVKMSASAAVSSGIPTSSPLAEPLLSDISGTKSDPMNCSETKDAEGSVKDSLATSDTQEYHSGPVNNLHDGNLASSNMKKVIYVKRKLNQLVASSSNPSDLSVHNADKNQPSDGYYKRRKHQLIRSSLECNGKDTVLLPTDNINSGEQKARKVIPSRTFNKKRSLKGMLFELVQLVVAVARMSKKNSLVWTPSGSQSSNNNGSSYDHQKVLPQLFPWKRARYWRTVMQSQASNFNYSSSSTISKKLLLSRMRDTVYTRSTHGFSLRKYKVLSVGGSSLKWSKSIESRSKKVNEEATRAVAEVEKKKREHNGAACTSSGSKIRNSPGKRIFRIGSVRYKMDPSRRTLKRISDDESSKSVVLNPETNAKRSYVPRRLVIGNDEYVRIGNGNQLIRDPKKRTRILASERVRWSLHTARQRLAKKRKYCQFFTRFGKCNKDDGKCPYIHDSSKIAVCTKYLNGLCSNPNCRLTHKVIPERMPDCSFFLQGLCTNKNCSYRHVNVNPKASTCEGFLKGYCADGNECRKKHSYVCQTFEETGTCPQGPKCKLHHPKKRMKGKIKKRSREHRNGWGRYFVSKDVGVSEPVTASAKHCAQNGDDIFGNDFVSINVSDEEAGESNNPPEQTTFYDSDPSELDLDDLDELIKPVRLLNKMKTNIY